One genomic segment of Gossypium arboreum isolate Shixiya-1 chromosome 3, ASM2569848v2, whole genome shotgun sequence includes these proteins:
- the LOC108481570 gene encoding patatin-like protein 2 has product MEKSTGNPNHPPCHGDLITVLSIDGGGIRGIIPGIILSFLESELQKLDGEEARIADYFDVIAGTSTGGLLTTMLTSPNEKNRPLFAAKDIKAFYFEHGPKIFPQRRFPFSGVTKIIQSVMGPKYDGKYLHGVLKERLGNTRLNQTLTNVVIPTFDIKKLQPIIFSSYEVKKSAGLNALMSDICIGTSAAPTYLPAHYFETKDTDGKVKKFNLIDGGVAANNPALIAMGEVTKQIHKGHSDFSCIKAANHYNRFLVLSVGTGSEKLAEKYTAKQAAQWGVLGWLTSGNSTPLINAFSEGSADMVDFHISVIFKSLNSEQNYLRIQDDKLKGEVSSVDVSTEENMKNLAKVAANLLNKPVSRVNFENGNYEPSGNLETNAQALIRYAKLLSEEKRRRVKTSLHKLGP; this is encoded by the exons ATGGAAAAAAGTACTGGAAACCCTAATCACCCTCCATGTCATGGAGATCTTATCACTGTTCTCAGCATTGATGGAGGTGGAATTAGGGGAATCATTCCAGGAATAATTCTCAGCTTTTTAGAATCTGAGTTACAA AAACTGGACGGTGAAGAAGCAAGAATTGCTGATTATTTTGATGTGATCGCCGGAACTAGCACCGGCGGTCTCCTTACCACCATGTTGACATCTCCCAACGAGAAAAATCGACCCCTATTTGCTGCCAAAGACATCAAGGCCTTCTACTTCGAGCATGGCCCTAAAATATTCCCTCAAAGAAG GTTTCCATTTTCTGGTGTTACAAAAATTATTCAAAGTGTGATGGGACCAAAATATGATGGCAAGTATCTGCATGGAGTTCTTAAGGAAAGACTAGGAAACACAAGGCTGAACCAGACACTGACTAACGTTGTAATTCCAACTTTCGATATCAAGAAACTTCAGCCCATCATCTTTTCTAGCTATGAG GTGAAGAAATCTGCAGGCCTTAATGCCTTGATGTCAGACATTTGCATTGGAACTTCAGCCGCTCCAACTTATCTGCCGGCCCATTATTTTGAAACAAAGGACACTGATGGAAAGGTTAAAAAGTTCAATCTTATCGATGGTGGGGTGGCTGCTAATAATCCG GCTCTAATTGCCATGGGTGAAGTGACAAAACAGATTCACAAAGGCCATTCAGATTTTTCTTGCATTAAAGCAGCAAATCATTACAATAGATTCTTGGTGCTATCTGTTGGAACAGGCTCAGAAAAACTTGCAGAGAAATACACCGCAAAGCAAGCGGCTCAATGGGGCGTACTTGGTTGGTTAACCTCCGGCAATTCAACCCCATTAATCAATGCCTTTTCCGAAGGCAGTGCTGATATGGTTGATTTCCACATTTCCGTGATTTTCAAATCTTTAAACTCCGAACAGAATTATCTTCGCATCCAG GATGATAAGCTGAAAGGGGAGGTTTCCTCTGTGGATGTTTCAACGGaggaaaatatgaaaaatttagcTAAAGTAGCAGCAAACTTACTGAATAAACCAGTTTCAAGGGTGAATTTCGAGAATGGAAATTATGAACCTTCAGGAAACTTAGAAACCAATGCTCAAGCTCTCATAAG GTACGCGAAGCTGCTGTCTGAGGAAAAACGCCGACGTGTAAAGACATCGTTGCACAAGCTTGGCCCATAA